A window of Terriglobus sp. RCC_193 contains these coding sequences:
- a CDS encoding KTSC domain-containing protein, with translation MVSIRAMRYDEVGQVLTVDFRNWGGTTRYFNVPPSEWAQLQAVFAKAAYLQNVIAQRHRSEALLAA, from the coding sequence ATGGTTTCAATCCGGGCAATGCGCTATGACGAAGTGGGCCAGGTGCTGACGGTGGATTTCCGCAACTGGGGCGGCACCACGCGGTATTTCAACGTGCCTCCCAGCGAGTGGGCGCAACTGCAGGCGGTCTTTGCGAAGGCGGCCTACCTGCAGAATGTGATCGCGCAGCGGCATCGCTCCGAAGCTCTGCTGGCCGCCTGA
- a CDS encoding SGNH/GDSL hydrolase family protein, with the protein MKTLRFLPLLFGICLSLPAQTWVGSWAASQQIPTGTNALAVNELQSATLRQIVHLSLCGEQLRIRIANTFGTTPLHLAAVHIAKPKSVSDAAIDPSTDHALQFDGKPDVVIPAGAEYLSDPIAFHAPAASDLAITIRYTDAPEVQTSHPGSRATSYLSHTATVDAAAMPDAKKFEHWFQISGVDVPATKDYATVVTLGDSITDGHGATDNGNDRWPDDLAARLLADAKTHSRGVLNHGLGGNRVLLDGQGPNALARFSRDVLAQPGVKYVIVFEGVNDLGMSTKDAEISPEEHAALVAHILGAYQQMIDRAHTAGLKIYGATITPYQGFTFYHPTAANEADRQRINAWIRTAGHFDAVLDFDKIVADPVNPARLLPKFDSGDHIHPNQAAYHAIAESIPLSLFAK; encoded by the coding sequence ATGAAAACCCTTCGTTTCCTGCCTCTCCTCTTCGGTATCTGTCTGTCTCTCCCCGCGCAGACATGGGTCGGCAGTTGGGCTGCGTCGCAACAGATTCCCACCGGAACCAATGCGCTGGCGGTGAATGAGTTGCAGTCCGCGACGCTGCGCCAGATCGTGCATCTTTCGCTCTGCGGCGAACAGCTTCGTATTCGTATCGCCAATACGTTTGGCACAACACCGCTGCACCTCGCCGCCGTGCATATCGCCAAACCGAAATCCGTTTCCGACGCTGCGATTGATCCTTCCACCGATCACGCATTGCAATTTGATGGCAAGCCGGATGTGGTGATTCCGGCAGGTGCGGAATACCTCTCCGATCCGATTGCATTTCATGCACCAGCAGCGTCGGACCTGGCCATTACGATCCGCTACACCGACGCGCCGGAGGTGCAGACCAGCCATCCCGGCTCGCGCGCAACGTCCTATCTTTCGCACACAGCAACGGTCGACGCCGCAGCGATGCCGGATGCGAAGAAGTTTGAACACTGGTTCCAGATAAGCGGCGTGGATGTTCCCGCGACGAAAGACTACGCCACAGTCGTCACCCTGGGCGACTCCATTACGGATGGCCACGGCGCCACAGATAACGGCAATGATCGCTGGCCCGACGATCTGGCAGCGCGTTTGCTGGCCGATGCAAAAACGCACTCGCGCGGCGTGTTGAATCATGGTCTCGGCGGCAATCGTGTGCTGTTGGACGGACAGGGGCCAAACGCATTGGCGCGCTTCAGCCGCGATGTTCTGGCGCAGCCCGGCGTGAAGTACGTGATCGTCTTTGAAGGCGTGAACGATCTCGGCATGTCCACCAAGGACGCGGAGATTTCTCCGGAAGAACACGCCGCGCTGGTGGCGCACATCCTCGGTGCGTATCAACAGATGATCGATCGCGCACACACCGCAGGCTTGAAAATCTACGGGGCAACTATCACGCCGTATCAGGGATTCACCTTCTACCACCCCACCGCAGCGAATGAAGCGGACCGCCAGAGGATCAACGCCTGGATACGCACAGCAGGCCACTTCGACGCAGTTCTGGATTTCGACAAGATCGTTGCCGATCCTGTGAATCCCGCGCGGTTATTGCCGAAATTCGATTCCGGCGATCACATCCATCCGAATCAGGCGGCATACCACGCCATCGCGGAAAGCATCCCGCTGTCGTTGTTTGCAAAATAA
- a CDS encoding SDR family NAD(P)-dependent oxidoreductase, whose protein sequence is MDLNGRTAVVIGGTSGIGKAIALGFAKAGADVVASSRSAEGVAETAKEIRAHGRRTLEATSDVQSRVSLEGLCIRVLADFPSVDILVNAAGITKREPTLDVLDDTWNNILDVNLTGTLRSCQVFGRHMIQQKRGRIINIASLSSFVAFMEVTAYCASKAAVASLTRSLAVEWSRHGVLVNAIAPGIFPTALNSKIIDSPRGQELKMRTPMDRFGATEELVSTAIYLASDATSFTTGQIIAVDGGFLASGVNQ, encoded by the coding sequence ATGGACCTGAACGGACGCACAGCGGTTGTGATTGGCGGAACATCCGGTATCGGCAAAGCTATTGCGCTTGGATTCGCAAAGGCAGGTGCGGATGTGGTGGCGTCTTCGCGTTCCGCAGAGGGTGTGGCAGAGACTGCGAAAGAGATTCGCGCGCATGGCCGCAGGACTCTTGAAGCAACGTCCGATGTGCAGTCGCGCGTTTCGCTGGAAGGCCTTTGCATCCGCGTGTTGGCGGACTTCCCTTCCGTGGACATCCTGGTGAATGCCGCGGGCATTACCAAGCGCGAGCCAACGCTGGATGTTCTGGATGACACGTGGAACAACATTCTGGATGTGAACCTTACAGGCACGCTGCGCAGTTGCCAGGTTTTTGGTCGTCACATGATTCAGCAGAAGCGTGGGCGCATCATCAACATTGCGTCGCTCTCCAGCTTTGTTGCGTTCATGGAAGTGACAGCGTACTGCGCCAGCAAAGCGGCGGTGGCGTCGCTTACGCGTTCGCTTGCGGTGGAATGGTCGCGGCATGGCGTGCTGGTAAACGCGATTGCGCCGGGCATTTTCCCCACCGCGTTGAACAGCAAGATCATTGATAGCCCACGTGGTCAGGAGCTGAAAATGCGTACGCCCATGGATCGCTTTGGCGCGACGGAGGAACTCGTCAGCACCGCAATCTATCTGGCGAGCGATGCCACCAGCTTCACCACAGGACAAATCATCGCGGTGGATGGAGGCTTTCTTGCCAGCGGTGTCAATCAATAG
- a CDS encoding glycoside hydrolase 43 family protein: MRHWIAALLLAGGMFVGQAPAQKKEVSVPFHNPILFADYSDPDVIADGGKYYLVASTFHYVPGIPILESTDLVHWTILGHAVDRVTLAPQYDLVDGNRYGAGIWAPAIRKHNGTYFIYFPTPDEGIFVTTAKSIRGPWSKPVAVIAQAKLEDPCPFWDDDGNAYLIHSRKGAGPLILHRMSPDGLHVLDEGKVIVDDPKNLHTLEGPKMYKRNGWYYIFAPYGGVGTGAQAVMRSKNVWGPYDYRTVLAQGNTEINGPHQGGYIETPDGKGWFIHFQKRDSHGRILHLQPVRWEDDWPIMGDALAGATQGTPVASGEVTVPRASVGKGSPQTSDEFTAKTLGPQWEWNHNPDNAIWSLTKRRGYLSLTPSVAMDLFTAHNTLTQQMQDNNLEATVRLDVTKLPSSGHAGFSMFEKAAGGVEITANAQGKRQLFFFHGTDRVAGPELTRGVIDLRVTVHGDMAAYAYSTDNGTNFQPLGTETKMTFSWWKGTRPAIFAYRTSANGDAGCVDVDWFHYRALNQ; encoded by the coding sequence ATGCGGCATTGGATTGCGGCTCTGTTGTTGGCAGGCGGAATGTTTGTGGGGCAAGCTCCTGCGCAGAAGAAAGAGGTGTCCGTTCCCTTCCACAATCCCATTCTCTTCGCCGACTACTCCGATCCGGACGTGATTGCTGACGGCGGCAAGTATTACCTTGTTGCATCTACATTTCATTACGTGCCGGGCATTCCTATCCTTGAGTCGACCGACCTGGTGCATTGGACGATTCTCGGGCACGCTGTCGATCGCGTCACGTTGGCGCCGCAATATGACCTTGTCGATGGCAATCGTTATGGCGCAGGCATCTGGGCGCCCGCCATTCGCAAACACAACGGCACCTACTTCATCTACTTCCCTACGCCGGATGAAGGCATATTCGTAACCACTGCGAAGTCGATTCGTGGTCCGTGGTCAAAGCCCGTCGCCGTGATTGCGCAGGCGAAGCTGGAAGACCCATGCCCCTTCTGGGACGACGACGGCAACGCCTATCTTATCCACTCGCGCAAAGGCGCAGGGCCACTGATTCTGCATCGCATGTCGCCGGATGGATTACATGTGCTGGATGAAGGCAAGGTCATCGTGGACGATCCCAAGAATCTGCACACGCTGGAAGGCCCGAAGATGTACAAGCGCAATGGCTGGTACTACATCTTTGCCCCATACGGCGGTGTGGGCACGGGAGCGCAGGCGGTGATGCGATCAAAGAACGTATGGGGGCCATACGACTATCGCACCGTACTGGCGCAGGGCAATACTGAAATCAATGGACCACACCAGGGCGGCTACATTGAAACACCCGACGGCAAAGGCTGGTTCATCCATTTCCAGAAACGCGACTCGCACGGGCGCATTCTGCATTTGCAGCCTGTGCGTTGGGAGGATGATTGGCCCATCATGGGCGATGCCCTCGCAGGCGCAACACAGGGAACCCCTGTCGCTTCTGGCGAAGTGACTGTTCCTCGTGCATCAGTTGGCAAAGGATCGCCACAAACATCTGATGAATTCACCGCGAAGACTCTAGGCCCGCAATGGGAGTGGAACCACAATCCTGACAATGCCATATGGTCGCTGACCAAACGCCGTGGCTATCTGAGCCTGACACCATCGGTTGCAATGGACCTATTCACCGCGCACAACACGCTGACGCAACAGATGCAGGACAACAATCTGGAAGCAACCGTGCGACTGGATGTAACAAAGCTTCCGTCCAGCGGCCATGCGGGTTTCAGCATGTTTGAGAAAGCTGCAGGAGGCGTAGAGATTACTGCCAACGCACAAGGCAAACGTCAGTTGTTCTTCTTCCACGGAACCGATCGCGTCGCCGGTCCTGAATTAACACGCGGCGTAATCGATCTTCGCGTGACTGTGCATGGCGATATGGCTGCGTATGCCTACAGCACAGATAACGGCACGAACTTTCAGCCACTTGGCACAGAAACAAAGATGACGTTCTCGTGGTGGAAGGGTACGCGTCCGGCCATCTTCGCCTATCGCACTTCAGCCAATGGCGATGCAGGCTGCGTGGACGTGGACTGGTTCCACTACAGGGCGCTAAATCAATAG
- the murJ gene encoding murein biosynthesis integral membrane protein MurJ, which yields MADTTSSQNTRRRASSAFSASLLLMASALLSGVLGLVRSKIIAYFFGVGPAVDAYNGAFQLPDTVSYLLIGGIASTTFVKLLTQYESEGRQADGDRALSNVLNVMTIVLSGALAIAGVFAPWYVRHVLELRDPETTRLCVQLTRILLVNQLLLFAGGIFGSRLLVRKIFIYQALQPLLYNGGIIAGALLLHARLGVHSLAIGAVAGAFFGFFLINYIGARSIGMRWSPVLNLRDPALREWLKLSLPLMLGQSLVTLDLWIRNHFAGHTPGAISLMSYSRQLFNAPMQIIGPAAGAASLPFFASLWVKDKSAFNSSVNRSVSRLLAVSLLLTSVMIALAHPIIDVALRGGKFHSSDASATAYLFVLFCFSLAFWASQNLYSRAFYAAGDTLTPMISGTTVTVLALPLYALLFRTHGLPGLVIASDIGIAAHMIALVVLLDRKGMVRVADLEWPELGKSLLAAILGGCAAAFSLRYLPQGVTFATALLRLATGTGAWLVVVVVVLLLTRSALPDVVLRRRAKSALAAVPLAEASDAPDR from the coding sequence TTGGCGGACACGACCTCATCTCAGAACACGCGCCGGCGCGCTTCGTCTGCGTTCTCCGCGTCGCTGCTGCTCATGGCCTCTGCACTGCTCAGCGGTGTGCTGGGGTTGGTGCGCAGCAAAATCATTGCGTACTTCTTCGGCGTTGGCCCTGCGGTGGATGCATATAACGGTGCATTCCAGCTGCCGGATACCGTCTCGTACCTGTTGATCGGTGGCATCGCGTCTACGACCTTCGTGAAATTACTGACGCAGTACGAAAGCGAAGGACGACAGGCCGATGGTGACCGCGCACTTTCCAACGTGCTCAATGTGATGACAATTGTGTTGAGCGGGGCGCTTGCCATCGCCGGGGTCTTTGCGCCGTGGTATGTGCGACATGTGCTGGAGCTCCGCGATCCTGAGACCACACGTCTCTGCGTACAACTCACACGCATTCTGCTGGTGAACCAGTTGCTGCTGTTTGCCGGAGGCATCTTCGGATCGCGACTGCTGGTGCGGAAAATCTTTATCTACCAAGCGTTGCAGCCGCTGTTATATAACGGCGGCATTATCGCAGGCGCGCTTTTGCTGCACGCGCGTCTGGGGGTTCATTCGCTGGCCATTGGTGCAGTTGCCGGCGCGTTCTTCGGGTTCTTTCTGATCAACTACATCGGCGCGCGTTCCATTGGAATGCGCTGGTCCCCCGTGCTGAATCTGCGCGATCCGGCGTTGCGAGAGTGGCTGAAGCTGAGTCTGCCGCTGATGCTGGGACAATCGCTGGTGACGCTGGATCTGTGGATACGAAACCATTTCGCGGGCCATACGCCCGGTGCGATCTCGTTGATGAGCTATTCGCGGCAGTTGTTTAACGCCCCCATGCAAATCATCGGGCCTGCAGCAGGCGCGGCTTCCCTGCCGTTTTTCGCGTCGCTTTGGGTGAAAGATAAATCCGCGTTTAATTCCTCGGTAAATCGTTCCGTCTCTCGACTCCTGGCGGTCAGTCTTCTGCTGACCTCCGTGATGATTGCGCTGGCGCATCCCATCATCGACGTAGCGTTGCGTGGCGGAAAGTTCCACAGCAGCGATGCCTCTGCCACGGCGTATTTATTCGTTCTGTTCTGCTTTTCGCTGGCCTTCTGGGCCTCGCAAAATCTGTATTCGCGTGCCTTTTACGCCGCAGGCGACACGCTTACGCCCATGATCTCCGGCACCACCGTTACGGTGCTTGCGCTGCCCCTGTATGCGCTGCTGTTCCGCACGCATGGGCTTCCAGGACTGGTCATTGCGTCAGACATTGGCATTGCCGCGCACATGATTGCGCTGGTGGTGCTGCTGGATCGCAAGGGGATGGTGCGCGTTGCAGACCTGGAATGGCCCGAGCTTGGAAAGTCTTTGCTGGCGGCCATCCTGGGTGGATGTGCCGCAGCATTTTCGCTGCGTTATCTGCCGCAGGGAGTTACGTTTGCCACGGCGCTTTTGCGGCTGGCGACAGGCACGGGAGCGTGGCTCGTCGTGGTGGTCGTCGTGCTGCTGTTGACGCGTTCCGCGCTGCCGGATGTTGTTCTGCGCAGAAGAGCGAAATCGGCACTCGCTGCTGTGCCCTTGGCTGAGGCATCCGATGCTCCCGACCGATAG
- a CDS encoding GNAT family N-acetyltransferase produces MLPTDSARLHFRTWQDEDLPLAIALWTDEDVMHHMGGARSVAQAAERFQEECANQQKYGFQYWPVFSLETKEHAGCAGLRPFHASLSMLEIGVHIARPFWSGRYGEEAARAVMAHAWAHTPASSLVAGHGPDNANSQALIERLGFVYTHREPWGPQQRMHPYYRLDRPL; encoded by the coding sequence ATGCTCCCGACCGATAGCGCGCGTCTTCACTTTCGCACTTGGCAAGACGAGGATCTCCCGTTGGCCATTGCGCTCTGGACGGATGAAGATGTCATGCATCACATGGGCGGCGCTCGTTCCGTGGCGCAGGCTGCGGAACGTTTTCAAGAGGAATGTGCCAACCAGCAGAAGTACGGTTTTCAATACTGGCCGGTGTTTTCGCTGGAGACAAAGGAACACGCCGGATGCGCGGGGCTTCGTCCCTTCCATGCGTCTCTCAGTATGTTGGAAATAGGCGTGCATATTGCACGTCCCTTTTGGAGCGGACGCTACGGTGAAGAAGCCGCACGTGCTGTGATGGCGCATGCGTGGGCTCACACGCCTGCATCATCACTTGTTGCAGGACACGGCCCGGACAATGCAAATTCTCAGGCTCTGATTGAGCGCCTGGGGTTCGTGTACACGCACCGCGAACCCTGGGGTCCGCAGCAGCGCATGCATCCGTACTACCGGTTGGATCGGCCTCTGTAG